Proteins encoded together in one Acidobacteriota bacterium window:
- a CDS encoding KpsF/GutQ family sugar-phosphate isomerase → MKHTGENVVRIEAEALRALADRIGGPMSKDFERAVALLAACAGRVVVTGMGKSGIIGRKIAATLSSTGTPALFLHPAEAVHGDLGMLVKGDVVLALSSSGETEEILALLPTIKRLGAETKLISVTGDDVYNGAGKRSTLAAAADVALDCSISREACSLGLAPTASTTAMLALGDALAVALAEKKGFKEEDFAELHPGGKLGKRLARVEQLMHSGDDLPRVTPKTKMPDVIYEMSRKKLGVAAVVEGKKLLGIISDGDLRRLLQTKGKDVLDLTAAACMTKDPKTITADAFAASALSIMEEKKITSLCVVDAKGDLQGIVHLHDLWGTELV, encoded by the coding sequence ATGAAGCACACCGGCGAGAACGTGGTCCGCATCGAGGCTGAAGCGCTGCGCGCGCTCGCCGACCGCATCGGCGGGCCGATGTCGAAGGACTTCGAGCGCGCCGTCGCGCTGCTCGCCGCCTGCGCCGGACGCGTGGTCGTGACCGGCATGGGCAAGAGCGGCATCATCGGACGCAAGATCGCCGCCACGCTCAGCTCTACCGGGACGCCCGCACTCTTCCTCCATCCCGCCGAAGCGGTGCACGGCGACCTCGGCATGCTGGTCAAGGGCGACGTGGTGCTCGCGCTGTCTTCGAGCGGCGAGACGGAAGAGATCCTCGCGCTGCTGCCTACCATCAAGCGCCTGGGCGCGGAGACCAAGCTGATCTCGGTGACCGGCGACGACGTTTACAACGGCGCGGGAAAGCGTTCCACGCTCGCCGCCGCCGCCGACGTCGCACTCGACTGCTCCATCTCGCGCGAGGCCTGCTCGCTCGGACTCGCGCCCACCGCCTCCACCACGGCGATGCTCGCGCTCGGCGACGCACTCGCCGTCGCGCTGGCCGAAAAGAAGGGCTTCAAAGAGGAAGATTTCGCCGAGCTGCATCCCGGCGGAAAGCTGGGCAAGCGGCTGGCGCGCGTCGAGCAGCTGATGCACTCCGGGGACGACCTGCCGCGCGTGACTCCGAAAACGAAAATGCCCGACGTGATCTACGAGATGTCACGCAAGAAGCTGGGCGTGGCCGCCGTGGTCGAAGGCAAGAAACTGCTGGGCATCATCTCTGATGGCGACCTGCGGCGGTTGCTGCAAACCAAAGGCAAAGACGTGCTCGATCTCACCGCCGCCGCCTGCATGACGAAAGACCCGAAGACCATCACCGCCGACGCCTTCGCTGCCTCCGCACTGAGCATCATGGAAGAAAAGAAGATCACGTCGCTGTGCGTGGTCGACGCGAAGGGCGATCTCCAGGGCATCGTGCACCTGCACGATTTGTGGGGAACGGAGCTGGTGTGA
- the kdsA gene encoding 3-deoxy-8-phosphooctulonate synthase, whose protein sequence is MAHTFKVGKVEIGGGDLFFIGGPCVIESEKHALNMAECIAGVAKALHLPYIFKASYDKANRTSLKSFRGIGMEAGLRVLAKVKLLAYHMPVLTDVHEAVDVPRVAEVADVLQIPAMLCRQTDLLVAAAKSGRAVNIKKGQFVSPWDMRYAVEKVRDSGNDKVFVTERGSSFGYNNLVVDMRSLAIMREFASVVFDATHSVQLPSASKEHGKEAAVSGGQPEFVPVLARAAVAAGVDGVFMEVHDDPKHAKSDGANALDLKKLRGTLQELIAVHKAVAE, encoded by the coding sequence ATGGCGCACACCTTCAAAGTCGGCAAGGTCGAGATCGGCGGTGGAGACCTCTTCTTCATCGGCGGCCCGTGCGTGATCGAGAGCGAGAAGCATGCGCTCAATATGGCGGAGTGCATAGCCGGCGTCGCCAAGGCGCTGCACCTGCCGTACATCTTCAAGGCCAGCTACGACAAGGCGAACCGCACCTCGCTGAAGAGTTTCCGCGGCATCGGCATGGAGGCCGGGCTGCGAGTGCTGGCCAAGGTCAAGCTGCTCGCCTACCACATGCCGGTGCTCACCGACGTCCACGAGGCGGTGGACGTGCCGCGCGTGGCCGAGGTCGCCGACGTGCTGCAGATCCCGGCCATGCTCTGCCGCCAAACCGATCTTTTAGTCGCTGCTGCCAAATCGGGTCGGGCCGTCAACATCAAGAAGGGGCAGTTCGTCTCGCCCTGGGACATGCGCTACGCCGTTGAGAAGGTCCGCGACTCGGGAAACGACAAGGTGTTCGTCACCGAGCGCGGCTCCAGCTTCGGTTACAACAACCTGGTCGTGGACATGCGCTCGCTCGCCATCATGCGCGAGTTCGCGTCCGTGGTCTTCGACGCGACCCACTCCGTCCAGTTGCCCTCGGCCTCCAAGGAACACGGAAAAGAGGCCGCCGTCTCTGGCGGACAGCCCGAGTTCGTCCCTGTGCTCGCGCGCGCCGCCGTTGCCGCCGGCGTGGACGGTGTCTTCATGGAGGTCCACGACGACCCCAAGCACGCCAAGTCCGACGGCGCCAACGCCCTCGACCTGAAGAAGCTGCGCGGCACACTGCAGGAGCTGATAGCCGTCCACAAGGCGGTCGCGGAGTAG
- a CDS encoding CTP synthase, whose translation MAAKYIFVTGGVVSSLGKGLAAASIGCLLESRGLKVNLQKFDPYLNVDPGTMSPFQHGEVFVTDDGAETDLDLGHYERFTHAKLTRDNNWTTGRIYEQIIAKERRGDYLGKTVQVIPHVTNEIKAAMKKVSQEVDVAIVEIGGTVGDIESLPFIEAIRQMRQELGRENTLFVHVTLVPWISAAQELKTKPTQHSVKELLSIGIQPDILLCRTDRFLSKDIKGKIALFCNVEDDAVITAKDVASIYEVPLVFAKENVDTLALKYLHMQAKDRDLGKWEALVHNIYNPKDEVNIGIVGKYVEYEDSYKSLKEALVHGALAHNLKLNVVWVEAEGLETKDKDDRSYESQLEGFDGILVPGGFGKRGIEGMLNAIRYAREKKVPYFGICLGMQTACIEYARNVCGLEDANSSEFDPSTAHRVIYKLRELRGIDELGGTMRLGAWICKLTPGSLASKIYGGQTEISERHRHRYEFNREYEAVLTGAGLRISGTTPDGTYVEIIELDDHPHFIGCQFHPEFKSKPLEPQPLFSTFIKAAYQDGQRRRQTRDRNEHEMFHRPEKVRR comes from the coding sequence ATGGCTGCTAAGTACATCTTCGTAACTGGCGGGGTGGTCAGTTCTCTGGGCAAGGGCTTGGCGGCGGCGTCCATCGGATGCCTGCTCGAGAGCCGCGGCCTCAAGGTCAACCTCCAGAAATTCGATCCCTATCTCAACGTGGATCCCGGGACGATGTCGCCGTTCCAGCATGGCGAGGTCTTCGTGACCGACGACGGCGCCGAGACCGACCTCGACCTCGGACACTACGAGCGCTTCACCCACGCCAAGCTCACGCGCGATAACAACTGGACCACCGGACGCATCTATGAGCAGATCATCGCCAAGGAACGCCGCGGCGACTATCTCGGCAAGACGGTGCAGGTCATCCCGCACGTCACCAACGAGATCAAGGCGGCGATGAAGAAAGTGTCGCAGGAGGTGGACGTCGCCATCGTGGAGATCGGTGGCACCGTCGGCGACATCGAGTCGCTGCCGTTCATCGAAGCCATCCGGCAGATGCGCCAGGAGCTGGGCCGCGAGAACACGCTCTTCGTCCACGTGACGCTCGTGCCTTGGATCAGTGCGGCGCAGGAATTGAAGACCAAGCCCACGCAGCATAGCGTGAAAGAACTGCTGAGCATCGGCATCCAGCCCGACATTTTGCTTTGCCGCACCGACCGTTTCCTCTCCAAAGACATCAAGGGCAAGATCGCGCTCTTCTGCAACGTGGAAGACGATGCTGTGATCACCGCGAAAGACGTGGCTTCCATCTATGAGGTGCCGCTCGTCTTCGCCAAAGAGAATGTGGACACGCTCGCGCTCAAGTATCTCCACATGCAGGCGAAGGACCGCGACCTGGGGAAATGGGAAGCGCTCGTCCACAACATCTATAACCCGAAGGACGAGGTCAACATCGGCATCGTCGGAAAATATGTGGAGTACGAAGACTCGTACAAGTCGCTGAAGGAAGCGCTCGTCCACGGCGCGCTGGCGCACAACTTGAAGCTGAACGTGGTTTGGGTGGAAGCCGAGGGACTCGAGACCAAAGACAAAGACGACCGCTCCTACGAATCGCAACTCGAAGGCTTCGACGGCATCCTGGTCCCTGGCGGCTTTGGGAAGCGCGGCATCGAGGGCATGCTCAACGCTATCCGCTACGCGCGCGAGAAAAAGGTTCCCTACTTCGGCATCTGCCTCGGCATGCAGACGGCGTGCATCGAATACGCGCGCAACGTCTGCGGACTGGAAGACGCGAACTCGAGCGAGTTCGATCCCTCGACCGCGCACCGTGTCATCTACAAACTGCGCGAGCTGCGCGGCATCGACGAGCTCGGCGGCACCATGCGCCTCGGCGCCTGGATCTGCAAGCTGACGCCTGGTTCCCTCGCCTCGAAGATCTATGGCGGTCAAACGGAGATCTCCGAACGCCACCGCCACCGCTACGAATTCAACCGCGAATATGAAGCTGTGCTCACCGGCGCCGGCCTGCGCATCTCGGGGACAACGCCCGACGGCACCTACGTCGAGATCATCGAGCTCGACGACCATCCCCACTTCATCGGCTGCCAGTTCCATCCTGAATTCAAATCGAAGCCGCTCGAACCGCAGCCGCTGTTCTCCACCTTCATCAAGGCCGCGTACCAAGACGGACAGCGCCGGCGCCAGACCCGCGATCGCAACGAGCACGAGATGTTCCATCGTCCGGAAAAAGTGCGGCGATAA
- a CDS encoding sensor domain-containing diguanylate cyclase: MTEAAGTDRRRELQELTIFHDVAKALTSSLNLDSVLQTIMEKISEYFRPDTWSLLMVDENKDELYFAIAVGPAADTLKNLRLKVGEGIAGWVAKHGESLIVPDVYTDPRFAKRIDEMTKWQTRSIICIPLKSKHRTLGVIQLINCDINNFTDNEMFFLHALCDYAAIAVDNARAVERIQELTITDDVTGLYNARHLYKTLEAEVYRSARFGYQFTVVFIDLDHFKQVNDTHGHLVGSKLLAEIGFKIKAQLRLIDFAFRYGGDEFVILLPQTGKDSGLVVAKRLRDGFRNSTFLGDENLNINVRCSIGMATYPEDAKSAHEIIRQADEMMYMVKNSTRDNIAVAQQGMVK; encoded by the coding sequence ATGACCGAAGCAGCCGGCACTGACCGCAGACGCGAGCTTCAGGAACTCACCATCTTCCACGATGTGGCGAAGGCGCTCACGTCGTCGCTGAACCTCGACTCGGTGCTGCAGACCATCATGGAGAAGATCTCCGAATACTTTCGGCCAGACACCTGGTCGCTCCTGATGGTGGATGAGAACAAGGACGAGCTCTACTTCGCCATCGCCGTTGGTCCCGCCGCCGACACCCTCAAGAACCTGCGCCTGAAGGTGGGGGAAGGCATCGCCGGATGGGTGGCCAAGCATGGCGAGTCGCTCATCGTGCCCGACGTTTATACCGATCCGCGTTTTGCCAAGCGCATCGATGAGATGACGAAGTGGCAGACGCGCTCCATCATCTGTATCCCGCTCAAGTCGAAGCACCGCACCCTGGGCGTGATCCAGCTCATCAATTGCGACATCAATAATTTCACCGACAACGAGATGTTCTTCCTGCACGCGCTCTGCGACTACGCTGCCATCGCGGTGGACAATGCCCGCGCGGTCGAGCGCATCCAGGAACTCACCATCACCGACGACGTCACCGGCCTGTACAACGCGCGCCATCTTTATAAGACGCTCGAGGCCGAGGTCTACCGCTCGGCGCGCTTCGGCTACCAGTTCACCGTGGTCTTCATCGACCTTGACCACTTCAAGCAGGTCAACGACACGCACGGCCACCTCGTCGGCTCCAAGCTGCTGGCCGAGATCGGGTTCAAGATCAAGGCGCAATTGCGCCTCATCGACTTCGCCTTCCGCTACGGCGGCGATGAGTTCGTCATCCTGCTGCCGCAGACGGGGAAAGATTCCGGCCTGGTCGTGGCCAAACGCCTGCGCGACGGCTTCCGCAACTCCACCTTCCTGGGCGACGAGAACCTGAACATCAACGTGCGCTGCTCCATCGGGATGGCGACGTATCCGGAAGACGCGAAGAGCGCGCACGAGATCATCCGCCAGGCCGACGAGATGATGTACATGGTGAAGAACTCCACCCGCGACAACATCGCCGTCGCCCAGCAGGGCATGGTCAAGTAG
- a CDS encoding DUF4115 domain-containing protein yields the protein MGSFGQRLQREREMRGITLEEIATSTKIGTRSLRALEEEDFDQLPGGIFNKGFVRAYAKYLGIDEEQAVADYLTAAGEGEQPLPNAAANPQPELATGGAPSDGANWMVVAVVVLLIAGGIAGWRWHQNKKLAEEEAAQAMNATPAAVSAPAASAASSAATQQPRAASASSPGPTAADALIADPKKDVAPPTSAAAGGANGAATGSATGSATGSASKTPELKKDAVIAPDGFQLEIRAKQDAWISYTADDKPAREVQMKATDQAVSIHAQKRVKLVLGNAGGVEISHNGKTLPQLGPENKPRVVVFTAQGLQR from the coding sequence ATGGGATCCTTCGGCCAGCGACTGCAGCGCGAGCGTGAGATGCGCGGCATCACCCTGGAAGAGATTGCTACTTCCACCAAGATCGGCACGCGCAGCTTGCGCGCGCTCGAAGAAGAAGACTTCGACCAGCTTCCCGGCGGCATCTTCAATAAAGGCTTTGTGCGCGCCTACGCCAAGTACCTGGGCATCGATGAAGAACAGGCGGTCGCCGATTATCTGACTGCTGCGGGCGAGGGCGAGCAGCCGTTGCCCAACGCCGCCGCGAATCCGCAGCCGGAACTCGCCACCGGGGGCGCGCCGTCGGATGGGGCGAACTGGATGGTGGTAGCGGTCGTCGTGCTGCTCATCGCCGGCGGTATTGCTGGATGGCGCTGGCACCAGAATAAGAAGCTGGCCGAAGAGGAAGCTGCGCAGGCGATGAACGCCACGCCCGCGGCGGTCTCCGCGCCCGCTGCTTCGGCTGCGTCGTCGGCGGCGACACAGCAGCCGAGGGCGGCTTCCGCGTCCTCCCCGGGCCCCACCGCCGCCGATGCGCTGATAGCCGACCCGAAGAAGGATGTTGCGCCGCCCACCAGCGCAGCGGCCGGGGGTGCGAATGGTGCCGCGACTGGTTCCGCGACTGGTTCCGCGACTGGTTCCGCAAGCAAGACGCCGGAGTTGAAGAAAGACGCCGTCATCGCTCCGGATGGATTCCAGCTCGAGATCCGCGCCAAGCAGGATGCCTGGATCTCTTATACTGCCGACGATAAGCCGGCGCGCGAGGTGCAGATGAAGGCCACCGACCAGGCCGTATCCATCCACGCGCAGAAGCGCGTGAAGCTGGTGCTGGGCAATGCGGGTGGCGTGGAGATCTCGCACAACGGCAAAACGCTGCCGCAGCTCGGCCCCGAGAACAAGCCGCGTGTCGTTGTGTTCACCGCGCAAGGTCTGCAAAGGTAG